A genomic region of Dermacentor andersoni chromosome 9, qqDerAnde1_hic_scaffold, whole genome shotgun sequence contains the following coding sequences:
- the LOC126526998 gene encoding DGAT1/2-independent enzyme synthesizing storage lipids gives MEVPSLLHWVSDLDYFNWLVWLFTPVAVAFLLPTLVILLLYISILFLHIYRYRRPLRDAYARHFWDGARYTLALLWSGHGRVWHGYEVQGIENIPDTGGALLVYYHGALPLDYYYLVASCLLHKRRLIRGVGDRFLFMVPGFKILTEVFKVSPGTVQSCAQVMRDGNLLAIAPGGVLEAQFGDERYRLLWKKRLGFAKAAIEARVPIVPVFTENIREAFRAVAFGRGLFKRLYDRTRLPIVPIYGGFPVKLRTIVGPPIPFDPNMSPQELAHKAASAVEDLIQQHQEIPGSIVRALAQRFNRT, from the exons ATGGAGGTGCCGAGTTTGCTGCATTGGGTCTCGGACCTCGACTACTTCAACTGGCTCGTCTGGCTCTTTACACCTGTGGCA GTGGCCTTCCTGCTCCCGACGCTCGTCATCTTGCTGCTGTACATTTCCATACTCTTCCTGCACATCTACCGCTACCGGCGTCCTCTGCGAGACGCGTACGCCCGCCACTTTTGGGATGGTGCGCGGTACACCCTGGCGCTCCTGTGGTCGGGCCACGGCCGCGTCTGGCATG GTTATGAGGTCCAAGGAATAGAGAACATCCCAGACACTGGCGGAGCACTGCTTGTCTACTACCATGGCGCTTTGCCCCTTGACTACTACTACCTCGTGGCCAGCTGCCTGCTACACAAGCGTCGCCTCATCAGGGGTGTTGGCGACCGTTTCCTGTTCATGGTGCCAG GCTTCAAGATCTTGACGGAGGTGTTCAAGGTGAGCCCTGGCACCGTGCAGAGCTGTGCCCAGGTTATGCGCGATGGCAATCTTCTCGCCATCGCCCCCGGAGGTGTGCTTGAGGCCCAGTTTGGGGACGAGCGGTATCGCCTACTCTGGAAGAAACGGCTGGGATTTGCCAAGGCTGCCATCGAGGCTCGAGTGCCCATCGTGCCCGTCTTCACAGAGAACATCCGTGAAGCCTTCCGGGCAGTCGCCTTCGGTCGTG GTCTGTTCAAGAGGCTATACGACAGGACAAGGCTTCCCATTGTACCAATATATGGAGGGTTCCCCgtaaaattgag GACCATTGTTGGGCCGCCTATTCCGTTTGACCCGAACATGTCTCCTCAGGAGCTTGCCCACAAG GCAGCCAGTGCAGTGGAGGACCTCATTCAGCAGCACCAGGAGATTCCGGGCAGCATCGTGCGGGCCCTGGCGCAGCGCTTCAACAGGACCTGA